A window of Mustelus asterias unplaced genomic scaffold, sMusAst1.hap1.1 HAP1_SCAFFOLD_1851, whole genome shotgun sequence contains these coding sequences:
- the LOC144488774 gene encoding uncharacterized protein LOC144488774: MCSVCGQDFNQSSGLWEHNCSHNREMAWKCEDCGKEFNYPSLLETHRRSHTGERPFTCSQCGKGFTQLSSLHIHQRTHAEERPFTCSQCGKGFNQSSNLAIHQRVHTGEKPFTCSECGKGFSHSSTLLIHQRTHTQERPFTCSQCGKGFADSSTLLKHQRVHTGERPFTCSQCGKGFAQSATLFTHQRIHTGERPFTCSVCGKGFSRSSTLLTHQRVHTGEKPFICCVCGKGFNHSSNLAIHQRIHTEERPFICCVCEKGFNQSSKLAIHQRVHTGERPFTCLQCGKGYVTSSNLLTHQRIHKL; encoded by the coding sequence atgtgttctgtttgtggacaagacttcaaccaatcatctggcctttgggaacataattgcagtcacaacagggagatggcatggaagtgtgaggattgtgggaaggaattcaattacccatccctgctggaaactcatcgacgcagtcacactggggagaggccattcacctgctcccagtgtgggaagggattcactcagttatccagcttacatatacaccagaggactcatgctgaggagaggccattcacctgctcccaatgtgggaagggattcaatcagtcatccaacctagcaatacaccagcgtgttcacactggggagaaaccgttcacctgctctgaatgtgggaagggattttctcactcatccactctgctgatacaccagcgaactcacactcaggagaggccattcacttgctcccagtgtgggaagggatttgctgactCATCTACTttgttgaaacaccagcgagttcacactggggagaggccattcacctgttcccagtgtggaaagggatttgctcagtcagccaccttgttcacacaccagcgaattcacactggggagaggccattcacctgctctgtgtgtgggaaaggattcagtcgcTCATCaactctgctgacacaccagcgagttcacactggggagaaaccattcatctgctgtgtgtgtgggaaaggattcaatcactcatccaacctagcaatacaccagcgaatccacacagaggagaggccattcatctgttgtgtgtgtgagaagggattcaatcagtcctCTAAACTAGCAAtacatcagcgggttcacactggggagaggccgttcacctgcttgcagtgtgggaagggatacgttACCTCATCGAATCTTCTgacgcaccagcgaattcacaagttgTGA
- the LOC144488769 gene encoding ER membrane protein complex subunit 4-like: protein MAAGAGLVHGARWHKWTLELNLSGSSRSRDQQCGQRDSICPVAYSDKQLPDICVQETDWILVEKRCWDIALGPLKQLPMNLFIMYMAGNTISILPIMMVCMMAWRPIQALMSMSAIFRVLGNSNQHRLQRLIYFIGNLLGLALAIYKCQAMGLLPTHASDWLAFIQPPQRVENTGGGLVL from the exons ATGGCGGCAGGGGCGGGGCTTGTCCACGGCGCGCGCTGGCACAAGTGGACCCTCGAGCTTAACTTGAGCGGCAGCAGCAG GAGCCGTGATCAACAGTGTGGCCAGAGAGACTCCATATGCCCAGTCGCATATTCGGACAAACAGCTGCCAGACATCTGTGTCCAAGAAACAGACTGGATCCTGGTTGAGAAA cGCTGCTGGGACATTGCCTTGGGcccattgaaacagctgcccatgaatctgttcatcatgtacatggctggcaacaccatctccatcctccctatcatgatggtgtgcatgatggcctggagacccatacaggccttgatgtccatgtctgcaa TCTTTCGGGTCCTGGGGAATTCGAATCAGCACCGGCTGCAGCGTCTCATCTACTTCATCGGCAACCTGCTGGGGTTGGCCCTGGCCatctacaagtgccaggcaatggggcTGCTGCCCACACACGCCTCTGACTGGCTGGCATTCATCCAGCCGCCCCAG agagtggagaaCACGGGCGGGGGCCTGGTCCTGTGA